One genomic segment of Rivularia sp. PCC 7116 includes these proteins:
- a CDS encoding HlyD family efflux transporter periplasmic adaptor subunit, with the protein MVSTFFKLPKVKPRRTAIIGASVSLLVGGVLLSQVIGNHVLQTKEAEKEQLLVIPEIKTVTALGRLEPEGDIIKIAGSSSGQGAQGNKIDRLLVKEGEEVKARQVIAILGNSDKLKAAYEKAKETVAIAQANLAKVQAGAKTGEIEAQKAEIARIKAQSLGEERAQRETISRLEAQWEGDKATQRATIRRLEAELNNAQSEFRRYESLYKNGAISQSNFDSRRLKVDTVLQQLNEAKAALQRTQSTGSRQIREAKAVLNRIQNASSEQISSARGTLSKIAEVRPVDVTAAKAELRQAVAADKEAKANFEQSLIKAPTDGVILKINSRSGETASNDGIVELGKVQQMMVLAEVYQAHIGKIKEGQNVRVTSNSLGVDLTGKVDFIGWKIQRQNVINADPSDNIDARVVEVKVRLDEESSKKAAKLTNLQVKAIFEL; encoded by the coding sequence ATGGTCAGTACATTTTTTAAGTTACCAAAAGTTAAGCCTCGAAGGACTGCAATAATCGGCGCTAGCGTCAGTTTGTTGGTGGGAGGAGTGCTATTATCTCAAGTTATCGGCAACCATGTATTACAAACTAAAGAAGCAGAAAAAGAACAGCTCTTAGTTATTCCTGAAATTAAGACGGTGACAGCATTAGGTCGGTTGGAGCCGGAAGGGGATATCATCAAAATTGCTGGTTCTTCATCGGGACAAGGCGCTCAAGGAAATAAAATAGATAGGTTATTGGTTAAGGAAGGGGAAGAAGTTAAAGCCCGACAGGTAATTGCTATTTTGGGTAATAGCGATAAATTAAAAGCAGCTTATGAAAAAGCGAAGGAAACTGTGGCGATCGCTCAAGCGAATTTAGCCAAAGTCCAAGCTGGAGCGAAAACTGGGGAAATTGAAGCTCAGAAAGCTGAAATTGCTAGAATTAAAGCGCAGTCTTTAGGAGAAGAAAGAGCGCAACGGGAAACTATATCGAGATTAGAAGCGCAGTGGGAAGGAGATAAGGCGACTCAAAGAGCGACTATTAGAAGATTGGAAGCTGAGTTGAATAATGCTCAATCGGAATTTCGCCGCTATGAAAGCTTGTATAAGAATGGTGCAATTTCTCAATCAAATTTTGATAGCAGACGTTTAAAAGTAGATACTGTTTTACAACAATTAAACGAAGCAAAAGCTGCTTTGCAACGAACCCAAAGTACTGGAAGCAGGCAGATTCGAGAAGCAAAAGCTGTTTTAAATAGAATTCAAAATGCGAGTAGCGAACAAATAAGTTCTGCTCGAGGAACCTTAAGTAAAATTGCTGAAGTTCGTCCGGTGGATGTAACAGCAGCAAAAGCCGAGTTGAGACAAGCCGTAGCAGCAGACAAAGAAGCAAAAGCCAATTTCGAGCAGTCTTTAATCAAAGCACCTACAGATGGTGTGATTTTGAAAATAAATAGCAGAAGTGGAGAAACAGCTTCTAATGATGGAATTGTTGAACTAGGAAAAGTTCAGCAGATGATGGTGTTGGCTGAAGTTTATCAAGCTCATATTGGCAAGATAAAAGAAGGTCAAAATGTAAGGGTAACGAGTAATTCTCTGGGTGTTGATTTGACGGGTAAAGTTGATTTTATCGGTTGGAAAATACAGCGTCAAAATGTAATTAATGCCGATCCAAGTGACAATATTGATGCTCGGGTTGTAGAAGTCAAGGTGCGTTTGGATGAAGAATCTAGTAAAAAAGCTGCTAAATTGACTAATTTGCAGGTTAAGGCAATTTTTGAGTTGTAA
- a CDS encoding TetR/AcrR family transcriptional regulator, translating into MQARKKDIKASENGNADTSQSGEKVEAILQGAMQEFLTHGFAGTTMDKVTAAAGVSKTTVYSYFQDKEKLFIALIERLISTCGVALNQPNPQIFEGEPADVLSNFANNLLNQFSKNISDVPEFLDLMRLMIAESGRFPMLAQYMVRHIDNNVVRVITNYLSSRSELQITDPKATTRVFLGALVHYTMIEYMLQAGDIMPMERERLIKCLVNLIVPEQKNEENKYARIKEKSSRRKRSSSGKFEQDYQEPKQVRSLRLTDTAWENLDKIARDNNLTRSELVECLARGEKFE; encoded by the coding sequence ATGCAAGCGAGAAAAAAAGACATCAAAGCATCAGAGAATGGAAATGCGGACACTTCCCAATCGGGAGAAAAAGTTGAAGCGATTCTGCAAGGTGCGATGCAGGAATTTTTAACTCATGGTTTTGCTGGAACCACAATGGATAAAGTTACAGCAGCAGCAGGAGTTTCAAAAACTACCGTCTACAGCTATTTTCAGGATAAAGAAAAATTATTTATCGCTTTGATTGAGCGCTTAATCTCAACTTGCGGGGTTGCTTTAAATCAACCGAACCCGCAAATTTTTGAAGGTGAACCTGCGGATGTTTTAAGTAATTTTGCTAATAATTTATTAAATCAATTCAGTAAAAATATTAGTGATGTACCGGAATTTTTAGATTTAATGCGCTTGATGATTGCTGAGTCGGGAAGATTCCCCATGCTAGCGCAATACATGGTTCGTCATATAGACAATAATGTTGTTCGAGTTATAACAAACTATCTGAGTTCTCGTTCCGAACTACAGATTACCGATCCAAAAGCAACAACAAGGGTATTTTTAGGTGCTTTGGTTCATTACACCATGATTGAATATATGCTTCAAGCTGGTGATATTATGCCGATGGAGCGGGAAAGATTGATTAAATGTTTGGTTAACTTGATTGTTCCAGAACAAAAAAATGAAGAGAATAAATATGCCCGAATTAAAGAAAAATCCTCACGCCGCAAGCGTTCTAGCTCCGGTAAATTCGAGCAGGATTATCAAGAGCCGAAACAAGTGCGTTCGTTACGACTTACCGATACTGCTTGGGAAAAT